A section of the Malus sylvestris chromosome 17, drMalSylv7.2, whole genome shotgun sequence genome encodes:
- the LOC126611646 gene encoding uncharacterized protein LOC126611646 isoform X2 has protein sequence MEIFWTETPIDESTQWELEQMEKELDIDDILSYRSTAECELQEILSNSLTSNTNNDEHSTGKSRGWLNWLSRGMLGAGGTDDLGQFSGVVSDEVIQDICEATEFNPPVLYNGDVRANDKISICALQFSIHRISATLRNMKYGQEISETMLNGVIIECKFWEESATIFSVVQSGQMVYPCSKKVILQMRQPTIETEVLDNEHPSCRLQVDVSPNLEVELCIKGMLQPLEVNFDAEFFLNLMDFFGVLNSFEGQHGRVLLSLNGIENVNGRLLSKAEYILSHLRKVVWDFSIINIIINVPWRDAIPEQHNLVIEAGSLIFMTRCDIGSHPSDDGQSYTFKNFLTSVFKSYIPLSFQLKDLYDHFEVKLNDFEMKMIMPSHSSPVSILEKLSTSISLERCLIQDESVLKQLEVYINTSSLNAHFSPSIYAEILELIAYLGALQPALSLETIDPLKVISNGSRTAVFGFSTNVKLETVSFQVELENEKENSSSIMLACQQLDIRYALTELEECWISMKALSTTLPLNGESESHILYSSGNQSSTNALHQRNTGFSNSSDDFATNIENTEPCFILQYESLRNESVRQKCRICLNNTDIHCYPYVIRLLIEFFDKLAAYGASNYGMNSFSSSVDAGNPNKVGGFGFERFGFSNFLESGSCEHASIPVDHFPFVTLCNSGSLGSLESSLLYASHDWRKYFTLKDSRIISPQSNTKKVSKYFHATPLESTFIAAASDVDGSSADSGTVFVIDLDLCGIRVHFHDSSCIIGTISLPTSHSSVIISEDNFDILSSAEGLVLTSSWWPQNLREFLWGPSLPSLSPILNVRVRKGSCGPLRSRIEVCFSIQHVYCVLPPEYLAIIIGYFLLPDWSSDSTEQHVTVSHEYTGTENECSLAYKIEILDCTLIVPINSNEGQFLKAELQQLYCSFIHRSSLTNVLKDIPPECWVPGHKLSERNHCLNLFGRDLLLSFLSFKDDECGVSKFDQDADCVDIPLVVPLCADVWVKIPCENELSSSSTICIMTRIGYCQLMVEGAHFFCGFEGLIDVINEFSQVSDLSKCFKSDVPQFLQLKRCLEQNNAVTPVVSSITFSEVKCYCKSLSIQLNGCRRDLKEPIAKAEMQFMCSASLRDDILLSVVLSFSSLALYSLPGSVVLARFKSTSTSSVLDFSLSKSNEGGNELLVSLPSVDVWLYLSYWTDVIDCLKSYPGHSSPTTPDNLKQEADVLIVRSENICVTFHFPVWIGDEGWGEYQVDEDRVEGNQNDLSDLVKGKNFRCLAVTLCSKSSELFVDARSVKVKSDMEKLNGTVLLSEDKSVLSWPLFQICQGTFEAEINQNELVHVEVDARCDHLDVWISHSILHFWHGVPFTVSEGGPSQFSYGGIAFKVQFRKVSFLLSDGRWSCSGPLFQILMGNILFCGNVTQKNLEGSVSGDLQVNYNNIHKVFWEPFVEPWKFEVDVIRKQGMSLNSSMLTEVNLKSPAHLNLNFTESLIECVFRAVEMIKDAWVLMGTNDLPESQIFLNSPYSEYTYAGKYAPYVLQNLTSLPLVYDVYRGPVNLGVFDVPKMKNRKYVQPGSSIPIYINDTPEEQLINVKTAHFSERLFEQKANGVAHQYITIQFDGSSILSDPISMDLVGLTYFEADFSTAYNDNMENNRTNTVGGFVVPVVFDVSVQRYSKLIRLYSTVILSNATSTPLELRFDIPFGVAPMILDPLYPGQELPLPLHLAEAGRIRWRPVGDSYLWSEVYNLSNLLSQETKVGFLKSFVCYPAHPNSDPFRCCISIRNIRLPSSVRSRKTSHLKSSLNQTVGSHDERLKKLDESKKQFVHQVTLSIPLVVNNYLPKEVTLTIESGGITRTAFLSEVETSFHNVDPSHHLKLEIHMQGFKPAVLNFPRTETFCKMAKFGGAKFSLSEIVAFYTDSSNGPTYVTVEKVLDAFSGARELFIFVPFLLYNCTGFPLVIQHASSEMRVSCTVPSCYHMAEQELLQDKKDGLSTVSSSHHLRATGSYGLGNSSSRGHVVSVRENVNPHKEIFLSKPLNPSNSEQNLHEFSSKRDLDRSKSDLDGQNSLSNRSHNRSSSSSQLTVKDSNFNGFERGRARACMFSPNPNSSAGEVMVRASRCLPEYVIEKMPNSLWSSPFSLVPPSDSTTVLVPHPSSSAAIMLSVTSSAVAAPFAGRTSAITFQPRYIISNACSKDLCYKQKGTDIVFHLGIGEHSHLHWMDTARELLVSIRYDEPGWQWSGSFLPDHLGDTQVKLRNYLSGSLNMIRVEVQNADVSPGDEKIIGNFHGNSGTNLILISDDETGYMPYRIDNFSNERLRIYQQRCETFETIVHSYTSCPYAWDEPCYPRRLTVEVPGKRVLGSYALDDVKEYSPVQVPSSSEKPERTLHLSVHAEGATKVLHVIDSSYHVVSDMTNPTVPHLREKGKHEQKQDKFVGFMERISIVIQHIGISMINIHPQELIFACAKNITIDLVQSLDQQKLSLQITSLQIDNQLRSTPYPVILSFDHDYKSNPIGHVIKDDVMKPISERLLQRTSHSSFEPVFYLAVSKWRKKDVSLVSFEYISLRVADFCLELEQELILSLFDFIKNVTSRFQSRVFPLSDPFLRSRINDTGLMDSFATEKQLHLMTAPASTENHKPRLSLPSIVPIGAPWQQIYLLARRQKKIFVEVFDFGPINLTLSFSSAPWMLRNGILTAGESVIHRGLMALADVEGARIHLKQLTITHQIASSESLQEILVRHYTRQLLHEMYKVFGSAGVIGNPMGFARSMGLGIRDFLSVPARSIFLSPTGLITGMAQGTTSLLSNTVYAISDAATQFSKAAHKGIVAFTFDDQAVSEVEQQQSGIATHSKGVINGIFEGLTGLLQSPIKGAEKHGLPGVLSGIALGITGLVAKPAASILEVTGKTAQSIRNRSRLYQMGQQRLRVRLPRPLSRELPLRPYSWEDAVGTSVLVEADDSLRLKDEILVMCKELRQAGKFVIITQRLVLIVSCSNLVDLGKPEFRGVPADLNWVIESEICLESVIHADCDEGVVHIVGSSSDAPLRQNQQTKSSSGTRAVRWNNPTVPLVQTNLELARKDNADNLLQILLSAIELGKEHGWGCRYLLQRSNIK, from the exons GTAATTGAAGCAGGCTCCCTTATTTTTATGACTAGATGTGATATTGGATCTCATCCATCAGATGATGGACAATCATATACTTTCAAGAACTTCTTAACTTCGGTTTTCAAGTCTTATATTCCTTTGAGCTTTCAACTTAAAGATCTATACGATCACTTCGAGGTCAAGTTAAATGATTTTGAG ATGAAGATGATTATGCCTTCTCATTCTTCTCCAGTCTCTATTTTGGAGAAACTTAGCACTTCTATCTCTTTGGAACGTTGCTTGATCCAAGATGAATCAGTACTGAAACAGTTGGAG GTGTACATCAATACATCATCACTGAATGCACACTTTTCTCCATCTATATATGCTGAAATTCTGGAATTGATTGCATACTTAGGTGCTCTGCAGCCAGCTCTATCTTTAGAAACTATTGATCCACTTAAAGTCATATCCAATGGATCAAGGACTGCTGTTTTTGGGTTCTCTACCAATGTCAAACTGGAGACAGTCAGCTTTCAAGTAGAACTTgaaaatgagaaagaaaatAGTTCATCCATCATGCTTGCTTGCCAACAATTAGATATCAG ATATGCTCTTACAGAGCTTGAGGAGTGCTGGATCTCTATGAAAGCATTAAGTACTACTTTGCCTTTGAATGGTGAAAGTGAGAGCCATATTCTGTATTCATCTGGAAATCAGTCTTCTACAAATGCTTTACATCAACGTAATACGGGGTTTAGCAACAGCAGTGATGATTTTGCCACAAACATTGAAAATACTGAACCCTGCTTTATTTTACAGTATGAGTCTCTTAGGAATGAGTCAGTTCGCCAAAAATGTAGAATATGCTTGAATAACACTGATATCCACTGCTACCCGTATGTAATCAGACTGTTGATTGAATTTTTTGATAAGCTAGCTGCATATGGTGCATCTAATTATGGTATGAACTCCTTTAGCTCATCTGTGGATGCTGGGAATCCAAACAAGGTTGgtggttttgggtttgaaagGTTTGGTTTCTCAAACTTCTTGGAAAGTGGTTCCTGTGAGCATGCAAGCATACCTGTAGATCATTTTCCTTTTGTTACACTATGCAATTCTGGTTCCCTTGGTAGCCTTGAAAGTTCTTTACTTTATGCCAGTCATGACTggagaaaatatttcactttGAAGGACAGCAGAATCATCAGTCCACAATCCAACACAAAGAAGGTATCTAAATATTTTCATGCCACACCTTTAGAGTCCACATTTATTGCTGCAGCATCTGATGTGGATGGGAGTTCTGCTGACAGTGGTACTGTATTTGTTATTGATTTAGATCTGTGTGGAATCAGAGTGCATTTTCATGATTCCTCATGCATTATTGGAACAATTTCCCTGCCTACATCTCACTCATCTGTAATCATTTCTGAAGACAACTTTGACATCTTAAGTTCTGCAGAGGGATTAGTTCTCACGTCATCTTGGTGGCCACAGAACTTACGTGAGTTTCTATGGGGGCCCTCACTCCCGAGTTTATCTCCTATTTTAAACGTACGAGTGAGGAAAGGAAGCTGTGGGCCATTGCGTTCTCGCATTGAAGTATGCTTCAGCATTCAGCATGTATATTGTGTTTTACCTCCTGAGTATCTGGCAATAATAATTGGTTACTTTTTGTTGCCTGATTGGAGTTCAGATTCAACTGAGCAGCATGTCACCGTATCGCATGAGTACACTGGAACTGAAAATGAGTGTtcacttgcatataaaattgAGATACTAGACTGTACTTTGATAGTGCCCATCAACAGCAATGAGGGTCAGTTTCTAAAGGCAGAACTTCAGCAGTTGTATTGTAGCTTTATTCATCGCAGCAGTTTAACTAATGTATTGAAGGATATTCCTCCTGAATGTTGGGTTCCCGGGCATAAACTTTCAGAAAGAAATCACTGTTTGAATTTGTTTGGACGAGACTTGCTCCTATCATTCCTCTCTTTCAAGGACGATGAATGCGGTGtctcaaagtttgatcaagatgcTGATTGTGTAGACATTCCATTAGTTGTACCCTTATGTGCTGACGTTTGGGTCAAGATACCTTGTGAAAATGAATTATCAAGTTCCTCAACCATCTGTATCATGACGAGGATTGGGTACTGTCAACTTATGGTTGAGG GTGCTCACTTTTTTTGTGGATTTGAGGGACTAATTGATGTCATAAATGAATTTTCCCAAGTTTCTGATTTATCGAAATGTTTCAAATCTGATGTTCCACAGTTTCTTCAGTTAAAGAGGTGCCTAGAACAGAATAATGCAGTTACACCTGTTGTTTCAAGCATTACATTTTCAGAAGTTAAATGCTATTGCAAATCATTGTCGATACAGTTAAATGGCTGCAGAAGAGACTTGAAAGAACCTATAGCTAAGGCTGAAATGCAATTTATGTGTTCTGCATCATTGAGAGATGACATTCTCTTAAGTGTTGTGCTTAGCTTTTCCTCATTGGCATTATATTCTTTACCTGGTTCTGTTGTATTAGCAAGATTCAAATCCACTTCAACCTCATCAGTTCTTGACTTTTCTCTTTCAAAATCAAATGAAGGTGGGAATGAGCTGCTGGTTTCTTTGCCTTCTGTTGATGTGTGGTTATATTTGTCTTACTGGACTGATGTAATTGACTGTTTGAAATCTTATCCGGGACATTCATCCCCAACTACACCTGACAACTTAAAGCAGGAGGCCGATGTTCTGATTGTTAGGTCAGAAAATATTTGCGTAACATTTCACTTTCCTGTCTGGATTGGTGATGAAGGTTGGGGGGAATATCAGGTAGATGAAGATCGTGTCGAGGGTAATCAAAATGATTTATCTGACTTGGTCAAAGGAAAAAACTTTAGATGCCTTGCGGTTACTTTATGCAGTAAAAGTAGTGAACTTTTTGTTGATGCAAGAAGTGTGAAAGTCAAGTCCGACATGGAAAAACTGAATGGTACGGTATTGCTAAGCGAGGACAAAAGTGTTCTATCATGGCCTCTTTTCCAGATATGTCAGGGTACTTTTGAAGCTGAGATTAACCAGAATGAGCTTGTGCATGTTGAAGTAGATGCTCGATGTGATCATTTAGATGTATGGATTTCACACAGCATTCTCCACTTTTGGCATGGCGTACCATTCACTGTTTCTGAAGGAGGGCCTTCTCAGTTTTCTTATGGCGGAATTGCTTTTAAAGTCCAATTTAGAAaggtttcttttcttctaaGTGATGGAAGG TGGAGTTGTAGTGGGCCGCTGTTTCAAATTCTTATGGGTAACATCCTCTTTTGTGGTAATGTGACTCAAAAAAACCTCGAAGGTTCAGTCAGTGGTGACCTTCAAGTGAACTACAATAACATTCACAAG GTCTTCTGGGAGCCTTTTGTCGAGCCTTGGAAGTTTGAGGTTGATGTGATTAGAAAGCAAGGGATGAGTCTCAACAGCTCCATGTTGACAGAAGTCAATCTCAAATCGCCTGCGCACCTTAATCTGAACTTCACTGAATCCCTAATAGAG TGTGTTTTCAGGGCAGTTGAGATGATTAAGGATGCTTGGGTTCTGATGGGTACAAATGATCTTCCcgaaagccaaatttttttaaattctcctTATTCTGAATATACATATGCAGGAAAATACGCTCCTTATGTActtcaaaatttgacatctctgCCTTTAGTATATGACGTTTATCGAGGCCCAGTTAATCTTGGTGTGTTTGATGTCCCAAAGATGAAGAACAGAAAGTATGTGCAACCGGGTTCCTCTATTCCAATCTATATCAATGATACTCCTGAGGAACAACTTATTAATGTTAAGACAGCACACTTTTCTGAGAGGCTTTTTGAGCAGAAGGCAAATGGGGTTGCTCATCAGTACATTACCATTCAATTTGATGGATCATCAATATTGTCTGATCCTATCTCAATGGATCTTGTAGGACTTACCTACTTTGAGGCTGACTTTTCAACGGCTTACAATGACAATATGGAAAATAATAGAACAAATACAGTTGGTGGTTTTGTTGTTCCAGTTGTATTCGATGTTTCAGTGCAGCGTTACAGCAAATTAATACGATTGTACTCAACG GTGATACTTTCAAATGCAACTTCAACGCCACTCGAGCTGCGATTTGATATTCCATTTGGTGTTGCCCCTATG ATATTAGATCCGCTATACCCTGGTCAAGAGTTGCCACTGCCTCTCCATTTGGCTGAGGCTGGTAGGATTAGATGGCGTCCAGTTGGAGATTCTTATCTCTGGAGCGAAGTTTATAACCTTTCAAACCTGCTTTCTCAGGAGACTAAAGTTGGATTTCTTAAGTCCTTTGTCTGCTATCCAGCTCATCCAAATAGTGATCCCTTTCGTTGTTGCATTTCCATTCGAAATATCAGGTTACCCTCATCTGTTAGGTCAAGGAAGACTTCACATCTCAAGAGTAGTCTAAACCAAACAGTTGGTAGTCATGATGAAAGATTGAAAAAGTTAGATGAGTCAAAGAAGCAGTTCGTTCACCAAGTGACTCTCAGTAtccctttagtagttaataACTACCTTCCAAAGGAAGTGACATTGACGATAGAAAGTGGTGGGATTACTCGGACTGCATTTCTTTCAGAG GTGGAAACTTCCTTTCATAATGTTGATCCTTCACATCACCTGAAACTTGAGATCCATATGCAAGGGTTCAAACCAGCTGTTTTGAATTTTCCACGTACTGAAACATTTTGTAAAATGGCTAAGTTTGGTGGAGCCAAGTTTTCACTTTCTGAAATTGTGGCCTTTTATACAGACTCATCAAATG GTCCTACATATGTTACCGTGGAAAAGGTGTTGGATGCATTTTCTGGTGCCAGGGAACTCTTCATTTTTGTTCCCTTTCTGTTGTATAATTGCACTGGTTTCCCTCTTGTCATTCAACATGCTTCCAGTGAAATGAGAGTAAGTTGTACAGTTCCTTCTTGTTATCATATGGCTGAACAAGAGCTTCTTCAGGACAAAAAAGATGGTCTCAGTACGGTTTCTTCTAGCCATCATCTGCGTGCTACGGGTTCATATGGTCTAGGAAATTCTTCCTCAAGAGGTCATGTTGTCTCAGTTAGAGAGAATGTGAATCCACACAAAGAAATATTTCTTAGCAAACCTTTGAATCCATCGAACTCTGAACAAAATCTTCATGAGTTTTCGAGCAAAAGGGATTTAGACCGTAGCAAAAGTGATTTAGATGGTCAAAATTCTCTTTCTAATAGATCACATAACAGATCGAGTTCAAGCAGTCAGTTGACCGTAAAAGATTCGAACTTTAATGGTTTTGAGCGTGGAAGGGCTAGGGCATGCATGTTCTCACCTAACCCCAATTCCTCTGCTGGTGAAGTTATGGTTAGAGCAAGTAGGTGTCTGCCTGAATATGTAATTGAAAAGATGCCAAATTCTCTATGGTCAAGTCCATTTTCCCTTGTTCCACCTAGTGATTCAACCACCGTCCTTGTTCCACATCCATCATCAAGTGCAGCAATCATGTTGTCTGTAACATCTAGTGCAGTTGCTGCACCATTTGCTGGAAGGACAAGTGCCATCACTTTCCAGCCCAG GTACATCATCAGCAATGCATGCAGCAAGGACTTATGTTATAAGCAAAAAGGGACTGATATCGTTTTTCATTTAGGCATAGGAGAACATTCTCATCTTCACTGGATGGATACAGCCAG GGAGTTACTGGTTTCCATCCGTTACGATGAACCTGGATGGCAATGGTCAGGTAGCTTCTTGCCTGATCATCTTGGCGATACTCAAGTGAAATTGCGGAATTATCTTTCTGGTTCATTAAATATGATACGGGTTGAAGTGCAGAATGCTGATGTCTCTCCAGGAGATGAAAAAATTATTGGAAACTTCCATGGAAATTCTGGGACAAATTTGATTCTCATATCAGATGATGAGACTGGATACATGCCCTACAGAATTGATAATTTTTCAAACGAG AGGCTAAGGATTTACCAGCAGAggtgtgaaacttttgaaacAATTGTTCACTCTTACACATCTTGCCCTTATGCCTGGGACGAACCATGCTATCCACGCCGTCTCACCGTGGAG GTACCCGGAAAGCGTGTTTTGGGGTCATACGCTCTTGATGATGTGAAAGAGTACAGTCCGGTGCAAGTACCATCATCTTCTGAG AAACCTGagaggacattgcatttatccGTCCATGCTGAGGGAGCAACTAAG GTCCTCCATGTTATTGATTCAAGTTACCATGTTGTGAGTGACATGACGAATCCAACTGTTCCTCACTTGAGAGAGAAGGGGAAACATGAACAGAAACAGGACAAGTTTGTAGGTTTCATGGAAAGAATTTCAATTGTTATTCAACACATTGGTATCTCCATGATCAATATTCATCCACAG GAATTGATTTTTGCTTGTGCAAAGAACATTACAATTGATCTTGTACAGAGTTTGGATCAACAAAAGCTTTCCTTGCAAATCACATCATTGCAAATTGATAACCAGCTGCGTTCTACCCCATATCCTGTTATCCTGTCCTTTGACCATGATTATAAAAGCAATCCAATTGGCCATGTGATTAAGGATGATGTCATGAAACCAATAAGTGAAAGACTGCTTCAAAGGACTTCTCATAGCTCTTTCGAACCTGTTTTCTACCTTGCTGTATCAAAATGGAGGAAGAAAGATGTCTCATTGGTTTCGTTTGAATATATCAGCTTAAG AGTTGCTGACTTCTGTCTTGAGCTGGAGCAAGAATTGATATTAAGCCTGTTTGACTTCATAAAAAATGTTACTTCAAGGTTCCAGAGTAGAGTTTTTCCATTGTCGGATCCATTCCTGCGCTCTCGTATCAATGACACAGGTTTAATGGATTCCTTTGCAACAGAGAAACAACTTCACTTAATGACTGCTCCTGCTTCTACTGAAAACCACAAACCGAGACTCTCTCTACCTTCAATTGTTCCAATTGGAGCTCCATGGCAGCAAATTTACCTATTAGCTAGAAGACAGAAAAAGATCTTTGTCGAAGTGTTTGATTTTGGCCCCATCAACTTGACCCTAAG CTTTTCAAGTGCTCCGTGGATGCTTAGAAATGGGATTCTTACTGCAGGAGAATCTGTTATCCAT AGAGGTCTTATGGCTCTTGCTGATGTTGAGGGCGCACGAATTCATCTCAAGCAGCTGACAATTACACATCAAATTGCTAGTTCAGAGTCCCTTCAAGAGATCCTTGTAAGGCATTATACTCGGCAACTTCTTCATGAGATGTATAAG GTGTTTGGTTCTGCTGGTGTTATAGGCAAtcccatgggatttgcaaggAGTATGGGGCTTGGCATTAGAGATTTCTTGTCAGTGCCTGCTAGGAGCATTTTTCTG agCCCCACTGGACTAATTACTGGCATGGCACAAGGCACCACTAGTCTTTTAAGTAACACTGTCTACGCTATAAGTGATGCTGCCACACAATTCAGCAAAGCTGCGCACAAG GGAATCGTGGCATTTACATTTGACGACCAGGCTGTTTCAGAAGTGGAACAGCAGCAGAGTGGTATTGCTACTCATTCTAAAGGTGTGATAAATGGAATATTTGAGGGACTCACAGGTCTTCTTCAATCACCAATTAAAGGAGCTGAGAAACATGGCCTTCCTGGTGTCCTTTCAG GCATAGCTTTAGGTATTACAGGACTAGTGGCAAAACCAGCTGCTAGTATTCTTGAAGTTACTGGAAAAACTGCACAGAGTATCAGAAATCGGAGTAGGCTCTATCAAATGGGACAACAGCGCTTAAGAGTCCGTCTTCCAAGGCCTTTAAGCAGGGAACTCCCCTTAAGACCTTATTCTTGGGAAGATGCTGTTGGAACTTCAGTGCTTGTTGAGGCGGATGATAGTTTGAGGCTCAAGGATGAGATTTTAGTCATGTGCAAGGAACTTAGACAAGCTGGTAAATTTGTCATCATTACACAGAGGCTTGTATTGATTGTTAGCTGCTCAAATCTGGTGGACTTAGGCAAGCCTGAATTTCGAGGTGTTCCTGCTGACCTTAACTGGGTAATTGAATCTGAAATCTGTTTGGAGAGTGTTATACATGCTGACTGTGATGAAGGAGTAGTGCATATAGTCGGAAGCAGTTCAGATGCCCCTTTGCGGCAAAACCAGCAAACTAAAAGCAGCAGTGGAACACGGGCAGTTCGTTGGAACAATCCTACTGTTCCTCTCGTACAGACAAACCTGGAACTGGCTCGCAAAGACAATGCGGATAAtttgttgcagattttgttGTCTGCAATAGAATTAGGAAAGGAGCACGGGTGGGGATGTAGGTATCTTCTGCAACGAAGTAACATCAAATAA